One window of Felis catus isolate Fca126 chromosome D4, F.catus_Fca126_mat1.0, whole genome shotgun sequence genomic DNA carries:
- the ARRDC1 gene encoding arrestin domain-containing protein 1 isoform X1, with amino-acid sequence MGRVQLFEVCLSHGRVVYSPGEPLAGAVRVRLGAPLPFRAIRVTCMGSCRVSNKANDAAWVVEEGYFNSALSLADKGSLPAGEHNFPFQFLLPATAPTSFEGPFGKIVHQVRATIDTPRFSKDHQCSRVFYILSPLNLNSIPDIEQPNVASTTKKFSYKLVKTGSVVLTASTDLRGYVVGQVLRLQADIENQSGKDTSPVVASLLQKVSYKAKRWIYDVRTIAEVEGAGVKAWRRAQWQEQILVPALPQSALPGCSLIHVDYYLQVSLKVPEATVTLPVFIGNIAVNHAPLSPRPGPGLPPGASIPVVPSAPPQEEAEAAASSPHFADAVSLSTKSHSQQQSLPATFGSVPAAPEPRPQDGSPAPHPLPPPLCISTGATVPYFAEGSGGPVPTTSTLILPPEYSSWGYPYEAPPSYEQSCGGADPSLTPGS; translated from the exons CCATCCGAGTGACCTGCATGGGTTCCTGCAGGGTGTCCAACAAGGCCAATGATGCAGCGTGGGTAGTGGAGGAGGGCTACTTCAACAGTGCGCTGTCGCTGGCTGACAAGG GAAGCCTGCCCGCTGGAGAGCACAACTTCCCCTTTCAGTTCCTGCTTCCTG cCACAGCGCCAACGTCCTTTGAAGGCCCTTTTGGGAAGATTGTACACCAGGTGCGGGCCACCATCGACACACCACGTTTTTCCAAGGATCACCAGTGCAGCCGTGTGTTCTATATCTTGAGCCCCCTGAATCTGAACAGCATCCCTGACATCGAG CAACCCAACGTGGCCTCCACCACCAAGAAGTTCTCCTACAAGCTGGTGAAGACGGGCAGCGTGGTCCTCACCGCCAGCACCGACCTCCGTGGCTACGTGGTGGGCCAGGTGCTGCGGCTGCAGGCTGACATCGAGAACCAGTCAGGCAAGGACACCAGCCCTGTGGTAGCCAGTCTGCTGCAG AAAGTATCCTACAAGGCCAAGCGCTGGATCTATGATGTGCGGACCATCGCAGAGGTAGAGGGTGCGGGTGTCAAGGCCTGGAGGCGGGCCCAGTGGCAAGAGCAGATCCTGGTGCCCGCCCTGCCCCAGTCAGCCCTGCCAGGTTGCAGCCTTATCCACGTGGACTACTACTTGCAG GTCTCCCTGAAGGTGCCTGAAGCCACCGTGACCCTTCCTGTCTTCATCGGCAATATTGCTGTGAACCACGCCCCGCTGAGCCCCcggccaggcccagggctgcctcCTGGGGCCTCGATCCCGGTGGTGCCCTCCGCACCGCCCCAGGAGGAGGCGGAGGCTGCGGCCAGCAGCCCCCACTTTGCAGACGCAGTCTCCCTCTCCACGAAGAGCCACTCACAACAGCAGTCACTACCTGCCACCTTCGGCTCTGTGCCTGCTGCCCCTGAGCCCCGCCCTCAGGATggcagccctgctccccacccactgccccctcccttgtGCATCTCTACAGGTGCCACTGTTCCCTACTTTGCAGAGGGTTCAGGAGGGCCAGTGCCCACCACCAGTACCTTGATCCTGCCCCCAGAATACAGCTCATGGGGTTATCCCTATG AGGCCCCGCCATCCTATGAGCAGAGCTGTGGCGGTGCAGATCCCAGCCTGACGCCCGGGAGCTGA
- the ARRDC1 gene encoding arrestin domain-containing protein 1 isoform X2, which translates to MGSCRVSNKANDAAWVVEEGYFNSALSLADKGSLPAGEHNFPFQFLLPATAPTSFEGPFGKIVHQVRATIDTPRFSKDHQCSRVFYILSPLNLNSIPDIEQPNVASTTKKFSYKLVKTGSVVLTASTDLRGYVVGQVLRLQADIENQSGKDTSPVVASLLQKVSYKAKRWIYDVRTIAEVEGAGVKAWRRAQWQEQILVPALPQSALPGCSLIHVDYYLQVSLKVPEATVTLPVFIGNIAVNHAPLSPRPGPGLPPGASIPVVPSAPPQEEAEAAASSPHFADAVSLSTKSHSQQQSLPATFGSVPAAPEPRPQDGSPAPHPLPPPLCISTGATVPYFAEGSGGPVPTTSTLILPPEYSSWGYPYEAPPSYEQSCGGADPSLTPGS; encoded by the exons ATGGGTTCCTGCAGGGTGTCCAACAAGGCCAATGATGCAGCGTGGGTAGTGGAGGAGGGCTACTTCAACAGTGCGCTGTCGCTGGCTGACAAGG GAAGCCTGCCCGCTGGAGAGCACAACTTCCCCTTTCAGTTCCTGCTTCCTG cCACAGCGCCAACGTCCTTTGAAGGCCCTTTTGGGAAGATTGTACACCAGGTGCGGGCCACCATCGACACACCACGTTTTTCCAAGGATCACCAGTGCAGCCGTGTGTTCTATATCTTGAGCCCCCTGAATCTGAACAGCATCCCTGACATCGAG CAACCCAACGTGGCCTCCACCACCAAGAAGTTCTCCTACAAGCTGGTGAAGACGGGCAGCGTGGTCCTCACCGCCAGCACCGACCTCCGTGGCTACGTGGTGGGCCAGGTGCTGCGGCTGCAGGCTGACATCGAGAACCAGTCAGGCAAGGACACCAGCCCTGTGGTAGCCAGTCTGCTGCAG AAAGTATCCTACAAGGCCAAGCGCTGGATCTATGATGTGCGGACCATCGCAGAGGTAGAGGGTGCGGGTGTCAAGGCCTGGAGGCGGGCCCAGTGGCAAGAGCAGATCCTGGTGCCCGCCCTGCCCCAGTCAGCCCTGCCAGGTTGCAGCCTTATCCACGTGGACTACTACTTGCAG GTCTCCCTGAAGGTGCCTGAAGCCACCGTGACCCTTCCTGTCTTCATCGGCAATATTGCTGTGAACCACGCCCCGCTGAGCCCCcggccaggcccagggctgcctcCTGGGGCCTCGATCCCGGTGGTGCCCTCCGCACCGCCCCAGGAGGAGGCGGAGGCTGCGGCCAGCAGCCCCCACTTTGCAGACGCAGTCTCCCTCTCCACGAAGAGCCACTCACAACAGCAGTCACTACCTGCCACCTTCGGCTCTGTGCCTGCTGCCCCTGAGCCCCGCCCTCAGGATggcagccctgctccccacccactgccccctcccttgtGCATCTCTACAGGTGCCACTGTTCCCTACTTTGCAGAGGGTTCAGGAGGGCCAGTGCCCACCACCAGTACCTTGATCCTGCCCCCAGAATACAGCTCATGGGGTTATCCCTATG AGGCCCCGCCATCCTATGAGCAGAGCTGTGGCGGTGCAGATCCCAGCCTGACGCCCGGGAGCTGA